A window of Xenopus laevis strain J_2021 chromosome 1L, Xenopus_laevis_v10.1, whole genome shotgun sequence genomic DNA:
TTGGATATATTTGCACTAGAGTTCTGGATGTACAACAGGAATTACTAGTGGATTAATGTGTTTCCACAGTAGGAGCCTGTGCAGCTGGATGAATTACAGTTCTGCAGTTACAAAGTACATATTAATACTAAGATCCCATATAAGACTTTGTAGCTATAACTAACATTTCTGTGCTGTATAAAATGTAGTAAATGCCATTTAGAATGCTTTGTGTTAATTAAGGTTTAATTGCAACAGGAGGGGTGCCTTATATTAGCCACCAGTGATTTTAAGGTGGGAAGTAGTGTTAAcctgttgtttaataaatatattgaagtATGGCATGTTTAAATGTTAATAGTACAAATTTGGTCTATTTTCTGATACAAGTTTAAAGGTTATAACATTGGGACTGACAGTTTCACTTTCATTTcaatacaggtatatgacctgttatccagaattctcaggacctggggttttctggcaaaatgtatctttccttaatttggatcttcatatcttaggtctactagaaaatcatataaacatgaaataaacccaataggctggttttgcttccaataaggatcaattaaatcttattttggatcaaatacaaggtactgatttattattacagagaaaaaggacatttttaaaaatctggattaattggatacaatggagtgtatgggagacactgcctttccgtaatttggacctttctggatacagggttttccgataacggatcccatacctgtaatcatggAAAGGTCACATTGGGTTCAGATCAGTGAAAATTCTAACATCTAAACTGGACCCTAATAGATTCTAAGAAACTAAATTGCTTGAATTGGCATTGTGCCAGCATTTGTTAGGTGATAGATTGGGATAGATGGGAATGGGATCATCAAAGATGTTGATACTattctctcatttttttttgATACACACCTTTCTAATATATATGCTACTatgcatatattgtaaatattttacaacAAATTATGTTACCTCTGGTGCCCGATATCCAGGGGTTCCTGCTAAGCCGTAGGTCTTCCTCTGGCCAAAGATGTTCTCTTCTGCAATGCCAAAGTCGCAGATCTTTATGTGGCCGTCTTTATCCACTAATATGTTGTCCGGCTTCAGATCACTGTAGGTTAAACATAAGAACAATTTACtttcagaaaaatatagaaagagtTCTGGGAAAGAGGTCAAGCTTTATCACATAAGTGAAGTCTTTGTAAGTTAAATGCGATCACATATTTCATTCCCTTCTATTTAAGAAAGTTAATTGTTGTTAAAAATTACCTCAATTAAATTAACCACAAAAGAAGGTGataaactaatttaaattaaGCGTACAACAAAGCCCACTGTGTGCCACTGCTCTTGATTCATTGAGGGCATAATAGAGTGTTCTACACGATTGCAACTTATAGTTGATAAGTAGCCGCATCTAATCCCCCCCAGACAAACTGTATTTAATTAGCTGACCTCAAAGAACTTTACAAGTGTTAAAGAACACAAACACAATACACTGAGATTTTACTGACCGATGAATGATTCCCTTAGAATGCAGGAACTGGAGGGCAACCACCATCTCTGCTGTGTAGAACATGATTGTCGACATTGGCAGACCTCCTTCACGCATAATCATTTGCCATAAAGATTTCCCACTGGCATACTCCAGGACAAAGAAGGCTTCAAGCTGGTAAGTGCAGGTTAGAAGAATGTGAGACATGAGACATTACTATACAGAAATAGAGCTGGTTAAAAGAAGGGCTAAAGGGACTTGTTTAAGGGGAACAAAACCATCTATGTAACTTGGGCCCCCTGCAATGATCTCATACCCCCTCCCCAACTGCATCAACATTAACAGGGCAAATAGGGCAGTATTGGGAGCTGTGTGGGTGCATTTCAGGAAGCGAGTCAATCAATAGGTtttgtttaacatatttaaatgttaaataagtaCCCCTGTAATACACCCCATGAAGGTACCACCACTCTATACCAACAAGAATATATTGACAATGACCAAGTAGATTATGCTGTTAGTACTAGATGAAAATAAGGAGTGCGAGTTCCAAGAATTAAATCTCAGAGACAcatacaaagtgctgttttaaccTGTTATTGTGCATAAGGATCAGTATGCTTTACCTCTGACTGAAAAGTTGCATGAGATTGGCATAAAAATGCACATTCTCTGCTGATCTTCAATACACGAGCTTCTTTAGCGATGGAATAGCAGTCGTTCTTCTGTTTCTTCAAGATCTTAATTGCCACCAGTTGTTTATTTGGTCTAAAAGAAGCCAACATCacctaataaaaataagaaaagagatTCATATCATGGGGTCTCTCCTAGAGACAGAAACAATGTAACTTGCTATGCAAACATGCTTCATGACTTGGGAAATCCTTCACTTACCTGGCCAAAGCCTCCTTGTCCCAGTACAGTGTGGAACTTGTAGTTGTTACTATCCAGGGGAGCAGGTCTTTCAATGTCCAGACGGGGTCTCTTCTGTATGCTTCCACcttgttaaagagaaaaaattcCATTAACAGATCACACCACAAACTGTAGTGATAAGCCAATTTTTTAAACACACATGGATTTGTAATGAAATTTTGCCAATGGTGGATTTTTcaagaaactgcagcaaaaatctgccacgaaaaaattaatcataaaaaacgtccattcacttcaatgcatttggagtgagaaaaaacttgaaaaaagcccattggctttaatggatttaaagtaagaaaaaacacccattgacaatgcacttggagtgagaaaaaacacccatttggaCTAGAGTATATTTTGCTAACAAAAAGTCGCTGtgacccatagactgtaatgcattttgcaaatttttcgccatttggctaattttgctgcagttttcaatttttttagtgaaaaacttataaaatgtacataatagtatatgttaaaaaacaaacatacatatgaaaatcaaaacaaactttttaaatgtattttaaatgtattttttaaatgtataaatggttTCTTGGGAGGtacttatttacagtataacatATAATTGAGAAGGTGATACCTACCCACTTATATGTATGGCCACTCGCAACCTCATTTTATGACCCAacggctcatttacaaatgtgagGGGCAAATTGTAGaaaacagctgtactgcaaagtgccatgttttttctACTTTCTCCAAATTTGTTCACAGGGCCCAAAATGGAGTCGTGCCGTTCTCTCTTTATCCAGAAATGGATGTGCCTACGTTTGTCAGTGTTGCATAAAGGATCAATGGGAATTTTCCAGCACAAGTTATATAGGGAAATTAGCAGTTGAGTTTGCTGTTTGTTAGCAAGTGAGGGGATAGGTTGAAGGGGACATAAAATGTACATAAGTACAATGTAAAATTGCGCAGCCtgctattataagcactttttcaatttacaATAGCCCATATACTATTAATGGTGGGACAACAGTTATAGTGCTGGGGACTTAGATTCAATTTCAGCTAGGAATTAAAGAAATGTGTATGTTCATCCTAAtggataatacaggtataggataagtTATCCacaaattcattatccagaaagctctgaatcactgtatggccatcccccatagacatttgaatcaaataatttatattttaaaaaaataaaggtaaaggtaacccaactaagatgtaattaatctttttttgacCCAAAACAATCATataggtttaattcatgtttaaataattttttagtagacatggtGTAGAGATCCAAAATACCAAAAGACCCTTTACCcggaaaaaaccccaggtcccatgcattctggataacaggtcccatgcttgtaATGTGATAGGGGCTTAGCAAAAGTGCTTATAACGGCACTGAGTAATTTCACATTCAGTGATTatgtacctacagtatatgccTCTATTAAATACATACAACAAGGGTAATGTCTTTTCCTTACCTTCTAATAGGTCTTCTGGTCTTGATCTTCTGCTATTCCCTTCATTTTGCTCTAAATTTCTTTCTTTACTGTTGtcttctttgatttttttatcgTCTTTAGCAACCTGACTTGTTTTAATTCTCTCAAGCTTACTAGTCTTTTTCTTTGCTTGTCTTTCCTTTTGTAACTGTCCTTCTTCAACTGCTCTCTTTTTAATGCTCTTACCTTCACTAGTTTTCTTCTCTACTTGGCTTTTCTTTTCTATCTCTCCTTCTTCAAATCTTCTCCTTTTAATCATTTTATCTTCATTGGTCTTCTTCTCTGCCTGGCTTTCCTTTTCTATATCTCCTCCTTCAAATCTTCTCCTTTTAATCTTCTCATCTTCACTGGTTTTCTCTGCCTGGCTTTCTTTTTCAAtctgtcttttttcattttttatccttttaatGGTCTTCTCTTTATTTTCTGTCTGTTTCTCTACTCTCCATCTCCTTTTAATGCTCCTATCCAGACTTGTCTGTGCATttctgcaaatctttttatcATTTGCTGCATCtgattttctttctcctgactccTTGATCCAATCCTTGTTGGTCTTACCTTCTATGCAGCTTTTCACTACCTGTCCAGCCGGACATCTCCTTCTCTCACTCAAATCCATGTTGTTCTTTACTCCTATACTACTCCTCCTATacggttttttatttttactcacgGTTTGGATAAATTTAGCAATCGCTGATCAAAAACTCCTATTCTCTCCTACTCACTGTCCAAACGGCGGTTGGTCTGAACCAGCAAGTAACAGTTAAGCTAGGTGTGTCATGTGACCACCAGCAGTGGCATGCGGGCATCATTGGGTTTACCATGGAGCAACAAGCATGCAATTGAGAGCTGAAGACAATACTATGGCAATACTATATTGGTTGGTGCTATTGGTTGGTTGTCTTCTTTAGATAAAATGCTTGGCTGTAACTCACAGTGCCAAAAGTCATATTCATAAGTGTGTGTAtggttatgcatatatatatataaatatatgtgtgtgtgtatatatatatatatatatatatatatatatatatatatatatatatatatatatatatatatatatatatatatatatatatatattaaacatttcaCTATTTCATTGtacagcttttttttctaaatgtatggTACCATAATTAAGGTTTGAAATGAAAGAGTTTCCAGTAAAGTAAAGTATATTTGTAGAATGCAAGGTTATTATGGTGAGAGTGGAAGGAAAAGGGATACGAGGATAGTTTATCACATCATAAGTATAGATCTGTCATCCCAGCAAGTTGTTTTCAGGAACTAACAATATTCATACTCATAGGGGGGGTCTATATGGAACAGGGCATGGTTTGATTTAGGCTGAATTGGGTATGGACTGGACAAAACAACAGGCATGAAATGTTCAAGACATATGGGATAATATATAAAAAGGTGTTTTTGAGATGGTGTCATCTCTTCCCCTTAGCTTTTTCAGTTCTCAGTTGTGTTCTCTGTATGGCCCTCCCCCCCCTGCCCCACGGCTGCCTACTCCCTGACCCCTGTCCCCTTACTCGCAGGTAAAGGTAAAGTACAGGGCTCAGTTGAATTCTTGCGCACATTTTGCCTCTTTCACATTACAGGGGCAATGGCTGCATTAGTGCTAGGTGTGAGAAAAATCAGGTGTAAAGTGCACAAAGTTTGGCATATTTTTATGCTTAGTGGTTCTATATTCAGTGTGCATATGCCAAAGCATCCCCTAACCAAATGAAAAAAGAAGAGAACAGCTCTCATACAATGAAGGGATTCTGTATGGATCTAGTCCCTCCTACAGAAACTGCTACATTGCATATAAGTATGAATGAAAAGGGATAAGTATCTGATCACTGCTATATAGATAAAAGATAATACCCTTAAGAATCTcacacattatattttacaagagctaCAAGTTCAGTTTCTGGAATGGATTGTAACTGCTGAAAAAGTCAAAGGACACTTGGGGGAAttctgagctatttttgtgtactggacaagggaatagtacaaatttgatttgaattttaaaaaaatttgaatatcgaaatgtatcatgtacttactgtctctttgaaaattcaacttcgaccattcgccatctaaaatctgcagaattgctgtttaagcctatgggggacctcctagaaccaaattggagtccattggtggactttgaaaaatcaaaggtttttttaaaaaaaactttgaatcgactTCGATCGAATAAGAtgtttcgattcgaacgatttgaatatGGTCTGTTCACCcgcaggaaaaaaactcaatttttgttttgggagttcaaaaaaactcccattacttcgaaattcgacccttgataaatctgcccttaagtggcagatttattgagggtcgaattgaaaattcaaattctctaattttttatgatcaaaattctcaaattcatctagggaattatccaaacttgttttgagtttttaaaacaacgacaattagattttcgagatttatcataccctggccctttaagacTTTGAATTTGAcgattccccacctaaaacctgccgaattactgtataagtcaatgggaaaggtccagtaATCAATTTAGTGATGTTTGTAGCATTCCTGATATTCGATTCTTTTTTGGTTGAATTCGATTTCAGTTTTCGAATCGGTAAAATTCGTCCAAGTTTTACatactctattttattaataaatagtcaaatattcgaatttcgcaATACAATGTAATTCGTGTGGAATCAATGGAATTATCATGCAAAGATAACCAACACCCTGGCCTGTTGTCTTTATTATAGAACACAAGGCTCAGTGTAGGAGCAGTAGCCTAATAAGACCTGTTGTTAGTAAAGAAGACCCTGTCCAGTGCCATATTGGTGTCAGCAGTAAGTGCAGCCAAGAGACTTACTTGTTGGTGGAATATCTTTACT
This region includes:
- the LOC121393677 gene encoding protein kinase C delta type-like translates to MDLSERRRCPAGQVVKSCIEGKTNKDWIKESGERKSDAANDKKICRNAQTSLDRSIKRRWRVEKQTENKEKTIKRIKNEKRQIEKESQAEKTSEDEKIKRRRFEGGDIEKESQAEKKTNEDKMIKRRRFEEGEIEKKSQVEKKTSEGKSIKKRAVEEGQLQKERQAKKKTSKLERIKTSQVAKDDKKIKEDNSKERNLEQNEGNSRRSRPEDLLEGGSIQKRPRLDIERPAPLDSNNYKFHTVLGQGGFGQVMLASFRPNKQLVAIKILKKQKNDCYSIAKEARVLKISRECAFLCQSHATFQSELEAFFVLEYASGKSLWQMIMREGGLPMSTIMFYTAEMVVALQFLHSKGIIHRDLKPDNILVDKDGHIKICDFGIAEENIFGQRKTYGLAGTPGYRAPEILLKEDYNTAVDWWSFGVTMYEMATGELPYSTSGSILRQRYMILNKTPKYPCYMSEEMLDLLPKLLEIDNTKRIGQNGNIREHPFYSTINWDDLENRRLKTPFQPEMPSADDLDEYPLTFSPHSCDGKNLKDFSEVDPNWNWQE